A genome region from Arthrobacter agilis includes the following:
- a CDS encoding baeRF2 domain-containing protein, producing MTHVLKDHAQLFELPGPWTTIYAEGSTGTVDGLSNDEILPRSIAQEMKAAGAPAEDVDAAVAALGTTAKGLPDPVTRYLLVNNGQAVVNEFLPGNLVGLAVTATGPIPDLTPLVRHTPEDFAYLVAEVGHHGGEVYLRYADGDEEHITSGDPDSTIEGDTMHTRKLGSGGWGHRRMQQHAEKVWKMNSREVASEIDRISAEHDAQLIIVAGDIRARQLVADEVSQESRAKLSIIESNTRADGADETTFLEQVQQLVALTMADRQRNLLERLAEKEGQGTRTSAIGRGAVITALQQAQVESLLLETTAWDGETLLALDAAPWIATSEAETAGAGVLGEVPAVAGLLRAAALTDAQVTMYPSGALEEKPIAALLRWPTGPDVPAAV from the coding sequence GTGACGCACGTACTCAAAGACCACGCCCAGCTGTTCGAGCTGCCCGGCCCATGGACCACCATCTATGCGGAGGGAAGCACCGGCACGGTGGACGGCCTGTCGAACGATGAGATCCTCCCCCGCAGCATCGCCCAGGAGATGAAGGCCGCCGGCGCTCCCGCCGAGGACGTCGACGCCGCGGTGGCGGCGCTCGGCACGACCGCCAAGGGACTCCCCGATCCGGTGACGCGCTACCTCCTCGTGAACAACGGGCAGGCCGTCGTCAACGAGTTCCTCCCCGGCAACCTCGTCGGCCTCGCGGTGACGGCGACCGGACCGATCCCGGACCTCACACCCCTCGTCCGGCACACACCGGAGGACTTCGCGTACCTGGTCGCGGAGGTGGGGCACCACGGGGGCGAGGTGTACCTGCGGTACGCCGACGGCGACGAGGAGCACATCACGTCCGGCGATCCGGACTCCACGATCGAGGGCGACACCATGCACACCCGCAAGCTCGGGAGCGGCGGCTGGGGCCACCGGCGCATGCAGCAGCACGCCGAGAAGGTCTGGAAGATGAACTCCCGCGAGGTGGCGTCCGAGATCGACCGCATCTCGGCCGAGCACGACGCCCAGCTCATCATCGTGGCGGGCGACATCCGCGCGCGGCAGCTGGTCGCGGACGAGGTCTCGCAGGAGTCGCGGGCCAAGCTCAGCATCATCGAGAGCAATACGCGCGCCGACGGCGCTGACGAGACGACGTTCCTCGAGCAGGTGCAGCAGCTCGTGGCACTCACCATGGCCGACCGGCAGCGCAATCTGCTGGAACGCCTCGCCGAGAAGGAAGGCCAGGGGACGCGGACGTCGGCCATCGGTCGTGGCGCCGTGATCACCGCGCTGCAGCAGGCGCAGGTGGAATCGCTCCTCCTGGAGACCACCGCCTGGGACGGCGAGACCCTCCTGGCGCTCGACGCCGCACCGTGGATCGCGACGTCGGAGGCGGAGACCGCCGGCGCCGGCGTCCTGGGCGAGGTACCGGCCGTGGCCGGGCTGCTCCGGGCCGCCGCCCTCACCGACGCCCAGGTCACCATGTACCCGTCCGGGGCGCTCGAGGAGAAGCCCATCGCTGCGCTCCTGCGCTGGCCCACGGGTCCCGACGTACCGGCAGCGGTATAG